From the genome of Candidatus Goldiibacteriota bacterium, one region includes:
- a CDS encoding ABC transporter ATP-binding protein yields MGEIAVKTQGICKTYRAGIFKKRETKALLGIDLEVRKGELFGILGPNGAGKTTFLNIIMGILARDCGTLSILEENIEHSFPERLKMRMNMSSGNANFPWSMTVRENIIFYGKLYGMKGKALADKADELMEFVSLEKYRDKRFDELSTGNKQKLALAKSLINDPELLLLDEPTTGMDPDISARIRAMVKDINKKRGITILLTTHYMKEAEELCGRIAFIKGGAISALGTKEELQTLVNAKDMEEAFIELASEG; encoded by the coding sequence ATGGGCGAAATAGCGGTAAAAACACAGGGTATATGCAAGACATACAGGGCAGGTATTTTTAAAAAAAGGGAGACAAAAGCCCTTTTAGGTATTGATTTAGAAGTGCGCAAAGGCGAGCTTTTTGGAATTCTTGGACCCAACGGCGCTGGAAAAACCACTTTTCTAAATATAATTATGGGAATTCTGGCACGCGACTGCGGCACCCTTTCCATTCTTGAGGAAAATATTGAACATAGTTTTCCTGAAAGGCTTAAAATGAGAATGAACATGAGCTCCGGCAATGCCAATTTTCCGTGGTCAATGACGGTAAGGGAAAACATTATTTTTTACGGTAAACTTTACGGCATGAAAGGCAAAGCGCTTGCTGATAAAGCCGATGAACTGATGGAATTTGTATCCCTGGAAAAGTACAGGGATAAGCGTTTTGATGAACTTTCAACGGGCAATAAACAGAAGCTGGCGCTGGCAAAATCCCTTATAAATGATCCGGAACTGCTTCTGCTTGACGAACCAACTACAGGAATGGACCCTGATATCTCCGCAAGGATACGCGCCATGGTAAAGGATATCAATAAAAAGCGCGGCATCACGATACTTTTAACAACTCATTATATGAAAGAAGCGGAAGAATTGTGCGGCAGAATAGCTTTCATAAAAGGCGGGGCAATAAGCGCGCTTGGCACAAAAGAAGAGCTGCAGACGCTGGTAAACGCCAAAGACATGGAGGAGGCTTTCATTGAACTTGCATCAGAAGGGTAA
- a CDS encoding DUF2156 domain-containing protein translates to MVYNGTIPVFPNTVPLTVEHREIVEKALEKRQPVVSEHNFTEIFMWKDSRSLTLSTADNCLIIMGKAADSYFIHLPLGGEGVPFAIKKVLGYFRDKNMKCGLYALVPEEFEKFGVASQEFIKEPLRDQFDYVYLREDLARLEGRKYDGKRNLIKKFKEANEYTFEKMSGDNIKECIVFQEHWCKVRNCPDDLSLNEESTGVLEVLKNFNNLSCIGGALRIDGEIQGITVASRLNENTALVHIEKANANYKGIYQVINNIFVNEMLNEFQFVNREQDVGVEGLRKAKLSYYPHHMVEKHMITLR, encoded by the coding sequence ATGGTTTATAACGGCACAATACCGGTTTTTCCAAATACCGTCCCTTTGACTGTTGAACACAGGGAAATTGTTGAAAAAGCCCTTGAAAAAAGGCAGCCTGTGGTTTCAGAGCATAATTTTACTGAAATTTTCATGTGGAAGGACAGCAGGTCATTAACCCTTTCGACAGCGGATAACTGCCTCATAATAATGGGAAAAGCGGCAGATTCATATTTTATACACCTGCCTTTGGGCGGTGAAGGCGTGCCTTTTGCGATAAAAAAAGTGCTTGGTTATTTCAGGGACAAAAATATGAAATGCGGGCTTTACGCCCTTGTTCCGGAAGAATTTGAAAAGTTTGGGGTGGCGTCACAGGAATTTATAAAAGAACCGTTAAGGGATCAGTTTGATTATGTGTATCTAAGGGAAGACCTTGCGCGGCTTGAAGGCAGAAAGTATGACGGTAAAAGGAACCTTATAAAAAAATTTAAAGAGGCCAATGAGTATACTTTTGAAAAGATGAGCGGTGATAATATTAAAGAGTGTATAGTGTTTCAGGAGCACTGGTGTAAGGTAAGAAACTGCCCGGATGACCTGTCTTTAAATGAAGAAAGCACGGGTGTTCTGGAAGTACTGAAAAATTTTAACAATCTTTCCTGTATCGGCGGGGCGTTAAGGATAGACGGTGAAATACAGGGGATTACCGTGGCAAGCAGGCTTAATGAAAATACGGCGCTGGTGCATATTGAAAAAGCCAATGCCAATTATAAAGGTATTTATCAGGTTATAAATAATATATTTGTAAATGAAATGCTGAATGAATTTCAGTTTGTAAACAGGGAGCAGGACGTGGGCGTTGAAGGGTTAAGAAAAGCCAAATTGTCATATTATCCCCACCATATGGTGGAAAAACATATGATAACGTTAAGATAA
- the aroQ gene encoding type II 3-dehydroquinate dehydratase gives MKKILVIHGPNLNLLGQREPDVYGNIKLTDINEKLTQMASASGIELKIVQSNHEGELVDAIHQAINWAQCIIINPAAYTHTSVAIRDALSAVAIPTIEVHLSNIYKREDFRQKSFVAQVAEGQISGFGAESYYLALEAASKLIQ, from the coding sequence ATGAAAAAAATTCTTGTTATACACGGGCCAAATTTAAACCTTCTGGGCCAAAGGGAACCTGATGTTTACGGCAACATAAAACTGACCGACATAAACGAAAAACTTACGCAGATGGCGTCAGCATCGGGAATAGAACTTAAAATAGTGCAAAGCAATCACGAAGGCGAACTTGTTGACGCCATTCATCAGGCAATAAACTGGGCGCAGTGCATAATAATAAATCCTGCGGCTTACACGCACACATCCGTTGCCATAAGGGACGCCCTTTCGGCTGTGGCAATACCCACTATTGAAGTACACCTTTCAAACATCTACAAAAGAGAGGACTTCAGGCAAAAATCATTTGTGGCACAGGTGGCAGAAGGCCAGATTTCGGGTTTCGGCGCTGAAAGCTATTACCTTGCCCTTGAAGCGGCCTCTAAACTGATACAATGA